In Candidatus Pelagibacter sp. RS39, the following proteins share a genomic window:
- a CDS encoding aminotransferase class V-fold PLP-dependent enzyme produces the protein MNINNIKKEFPIFDEKIQNNDLVYLDSANSSQKPKVVLDRINDFYSKQFSNVGRSIHYLAVAATNLYENTRTSVQKYINAKDKNEIVFTKGATEALNLVANTLGQAILEPNDEILITELEHHSNYVPWHFLRKSKNIKIKFAEINEDGDIPIENIEKEITEKTKVIAITHLSNVTGAVLPIKEITQLAHSKGIVVVVDGCQGGPHLKLDMQDLDCDFYAISCHKMYGPTGLGVLYGKKKWLEQLPPYQGGGGMINEVKKDRISYGDLPNKYEAGTMATAQVIAFNESIKFLESIGIENVIKHEKELIEYGQEILKKNNSVKLIGNPKERGGVLSFTVEGVHPHDIATILDETGVAIRAGHHCCQILHDKLGIPASARASLGVYNTKDDLDKLNEGINNCKKVFDLK, from the coding sequence ATGAATATAAATAACATTAAAAAAGAATTTCCAATTTTTGATGAAAAAATTCAAAATAATGATCTAGTTTATTTGGATAGCGCTAATTCATCTCAAAAACCCAAGGTAGTTCTGGATAGAATAAATGATTTTTACTCTAAGCAATTTTCAAATGTAGGAAGAAGTATTCATTATTTAGCTGTAGCAGCTACAAATTTATATGAAAATACAAGGACTTCTGTTCAAAAGTATATAAATGCAAAAGATAAAAATGAGATCGTATTTACCAAAGGTGCTACGGAGGCCTTGAATTTAGTAGCTAATACCCTGGGTCAAGCAATCTTGGAACCTAATGATGAAATTTTAATTACAGAATTAGAGCATCATTCAAATTATGTTCCATGGCATTTTTTAAGAAAATCAAAAAATATTAAAATAAAATTTGCAGAGATTAATGAAGATGGGGATATACCAATAGAAAATATAGAGAAAGAAATTACAGAAAAAACTAAAGTAATAGCTATAACTCATTTATCAAATGTTACTGGCGCAGTTTTACCAATCAAAGAGATAACTCAATTAGCGCACTCAAAAGGTATTGTCGTCGTAGTAGATGGATGTCAGGGAGGACCACATTTAAAATTAGATATGCAAGACTTAGATTGTGATTTTTATGCAATATCATGTCATAAAATGTACGGTCCAACAGGTCTTGGAGTTTTGTACGGGAAAAAGAAATGGTTAGAGCAACTTCCACCATATCAAGGGGGCGGAGGTATGATTAATGAAGTAAAAAAAGATAGGATTTCTTATGGAGATCTTCCAAATAAGTATGAAGCCGGAACCATGGCTACAGCACAAGTCATTGCGTTTAATGAATCAATAAAGTTTTTGGAAAGTATTGGAATTGAAAATGTAATTAAGCATGAAAAAGAATTAATAGAATACGGCCAAGAAATTTTAAAAAAGAATAATTCTGTGAAATTAATTGGAAATCCTAAAGAGCGAGGTGGAGTATTATCTTTTACTGTAGAAGGAGTTCATCCACATGATATTGCAACTATTCTAGATGAAACTGGGGTTGCTATAAGAGCAGGTCATCATTGTTGTCAAATACTTCATGACAAATTAGGCATACCTGCAAGTGCACGTGCATCACTAGGAGTTTATAACACTAAAGATGACTTAGATAAATTGAATGAAGGTATTAATAATTGTAAAAAAGTATTTGATTTAAAATGA
- a CDS encoding SufB/SufD family protein has protein sequence MSEQLQSDFDKIVKNSKFSNKEIQLKKDFLNKFIESGFPNRKQEDWKFLDISQIIKKNISDLSYFIDYSQSNKIDLSTFVDGLEHNKIIFLNGRIEKIDFNHEDQNKIEISDETKKDISFDYENSLIDLNSAFTDKVFKILVKKNYSLKKPLIIYHSTNDSIKSTNINLRLDFELGENSCLKLIDYFANNITKNFINIFYNFDLKKDSILKNYKIDKFRNDNLTYSFNNIEQGNNSVSETFILSAGSDYLKNEINCNLNGEYSSAFINGVFSLKENQQHEIRTTINHLVENTKSYQLIKSVLGRNSKSAYQGRIFVNSKAQKTDGYQLSKAILLDETSEFNAKPELEIYADDVKCSHGSASGSLDENSIFYLMSRGLNYQQSKELLINGFLLDVVEKITDLEIKNLIKNIIGLNEYK, from the coding sequence ATGAGTGAACAATTACAATCAGATTTTGACAAAATAGTGAAAAATTCAAAATTTTCTAATAAGGAAATTCAATTAAAAAAAGATTTCTTAAATAAGTTTATAGAGAGTGGTTTTCCAAATAGAAAGCAAGAAGATTGGAAGTTTTTAGATATAAGTCAGATCATTAAAAAAAATATTAGTGATTTAAGTTATTTTATTGATTACTCGCAATCAAATAAGATTGATCTATCTACTTTTGTTGATGGCTTGGAGCACAATAAGATTATTTTTTTAAATGGAAGAATTGAAAAAATTGATTTTAATCATGAAGACCAAAATAAAATTGAAATAAGTGATGAGACAAAAAAAGATATATCATTTGATTATGAAAACTCATTAATTGATTTAAATAGTGCATTTACTGATAAAGTTTTTAAAATTCTGGTTAAAAAAAATTATTCTCTTAAAAAACCTTTGATAATTTATCATTCAACAAACGATAGTATAAAGTCCACTAATATCAATTTGAGATTAGACTTTGAATTAGGTGAAAATAGCTGTCTAAAACTTATTGATTATTTTGCTAATAACATAACAAAAAATTTTATTAATATTTTTTATAATTTTGATTTAAAAAAAGACTCAATTCTTAAAAATTATAAAATTGATAAATTTAGAAATGATAATTTAACATATTCTTTTAATAATATTGAACAAGGTAATAATAGTGTTTCAGAAACTTTTATATTATCTGCTGGCTCAGATTATTTAAAAAATGAAATTAATTGCAATCTCAATGGTGAGTATTCCTCTGCTTTTATAAATGGAGTATTTTCGTTAAAAGAAAATCAACAACACGAAATTAGAACTACAATCAACCATTTAGTGGAGAACACGAAAAGTTATCAGCTTATTAAAAGTGTTCTTGGAAGAAATTCAAAATCCGCATATCAAGGAAGAATATTTGTAAACTCAAAAGCTCAAAAAACTGATGGGTATCAATTAAGCAAAGCAATACTATTAGATGAAACATCTGAGTTTAATGCAAAACCAGAATTAGAAATTTATGCTGACGACGTAAAATGCTCTCATGGATCAGCATCCGGTAGCTTGGATGAAAATTCAATTTTTTATTTAATGTCTCGTGGTTTGAATTATCAACAATCTAAAGAACTTTTAATTAATGGATTTTTATTAGATGTTGTTGAAAAAATCACTGACTTAGAAATAAAAAACTTAATAAAAAATATTATTGGATTAAATGAATATAAATAA
- the sufC gene encoding Fe-S cluster assembly ATPase SufC, translated as MLKISNLNANVENKSILKGFSLNINPGEVHAIMGPNGSGKSTLSNILSGKKGYEVSGEILFENKNLFDLETEERAHKGIFLAFQYPLEIPGVNTNIFLKTSLNAIRKARGEKELDAIEFLKLVKEKAKELKFDEEKLNRQLNVGFSGGEKKKNEILQMSMLAPKLSILDETDSGLDIDALKIVADGVNTLRNKDNSFLIITHYQRLLDYIKPDFVHVLMNGKIIRSGGPELAIELEKKGYESFN; from the coding sequence ATGCTTAAAATTAGTAATTTAAATGCGAATGTTGAAAACAAATCGATATTAAAGGGTTTTTCATTAAATATAAATCCTGGCGAAGTTCATGCAATTATGGGTCCAAATGGTTCAGGAAAAAGCACATTATCCAACATTCTATCAGGAAAAAAAGGGTACGAGGTATCAGGTGAAATCTTATTTGAAAATAAAAATTTATTTGATCTTGAGACCGAAGAAAGAGCACACAAAGGAATATTTTTGGCTTTTCAATATCCATTAGAAATTCCAGGTGTAAATACAAATATATTTTTAAAAACTTCTTTAAATGCAATAAGAAAAGCACGAGGTGAGAAAGAGTTAGATGCGATCGAGTTTTTAAAACTTGTAAAAGAAAAAGCCAAAGAATTGAAGTTTGATGAAGAAAAACTAAATAGGCAATTAAATGTTGGGTTTTCAGGTGGAGAAAAAAAGAAAAATGAAATTTTACAAATGTCTATGTTGGCCCCTAAATTATCTATTTTAGATGAGACAGATTCAGGATTGGATATAGATGCATTAAAAATAGTTGCTGATGGAGTGAATACTTTAAGAAATAAAGATAATTCCTTTTTAATCATTACCCATTATCAAAGATTATTGGATTACATCAAACCAGATTTTGTTCACGTTCTAATGAATGGAAAGATAATTAGATCTGGTGGTCCAGAATTAGCAATTGAATTAGAAAAAAAAGGATACGAAAGTTTTAATTAA
- the sufB gene encoding Fe-S cluster assembly protein SufB, producing MDTREKDIEKLKDYKYGFTTDIENIKAPKGLNEDVIKFISNIKKEPQWMLDFRLKAYERLKLLKEPNWQKPKYPKIDYQDLYYYSAPKSMKDKPKSLDELDPKLLETYKKLGIPLQEQARLNGIAVDAVFDSVSVATTFKGELTKHGIIFCSMSEAIQNHPDLVKKYLGTVIPVTDHFFATLNSAVFTDGSFVYIPEGVKCPMELSTYFRINASETGQFERTLIIADKGSYVSYLEGCTAPMRDENQLHAANVELIALDDAEIKYSTVQNWYPGDENGKGGIYNFVTKRGLCKGNNSKISWTQVETGSAITWKYPSCILKGDNSIGEFYSIAITNNHQKADTGTKMIHLGKNTKSKIISKGISAGYSDMTYRGLVDINSKAKNSSNYTQCDSLLMGNKCGAHTVPYIKNKNFDSNIAHEATTSKISEEQLHYCQQRGLNPEEAVGLIVNGFCKEVLQQLPMEFAVEAQKLVGISLEGSVG from the coding sequence ATGGATACTAGAGAAAAAGACATAGAAAAGTTAAAAGATTATAAATACGGTTTTACTACCGATATAGAAAATATTAAAGCTCCAAAAGGCTTAAACGAAGACGTCATTAAGTTTATTTCTAATATTAAAAAAGAACCGCAATGGATGTTAGACTTTAGGTTAAAGGCTTATGAGCGATTAAAACTTTTAAAAGAACCAAATTGGCAAAAACCAAAATATCCTAAGATTGATTATCAAGATTTATATTATTATTCAGCACCAAAAAGCATGAAAGATAAACCAAAAAGTTTAGATGAGCTTGATCCTAAACTTTTAGAGACATATAAAAAACTTGGAATTCCATTACAAGAGCAAGCAAGACTGAATGGAATTGCAGTCGATGCTGTATTTGACTCTGTTTCAGTAGCAACTACTTTTAAAGGTGAATTAACAAAGCATGGAATAATTTTTTGTTCAATGTCAGAAGCAATTCAAAATCATCCTGATCTAGTAAAAAAATATTTAGGCACCGTAATCCCTGTTACTGACCATTTCTTTGCCACACTAAACTCTGCTGTTTTTACAGACGGGTCGTTTGTTTATATTCCTGAGGGCGTTAAATGTCCTATGGAGCTATCAACTTATTTCAGAATTAATGCATCAGAGACAGGACAGTTTGAAAGAACATTAATTATCGCTGATAAAGGAAGTTACGTTAGCTATCTCGAAGGATGCACTGCTCCAATGAGAGATGAAAATCAATTACATGCAGCAAATGTTGAATTAATCGCTTTAGACGATGCAGAAATAAAATATTCAACAGTACAAAATTGGTATCCAGGTGATGAAAATGGTAAAGGTGGAATTTATAACTTTGTTACTAAAAGAGGATTATGTAAAGGGAATAATTCTAAGATTTCTTGGACGCAAGTTGAAACAGGTTCAGCTATAACTTGGAAATATCCAAGCTGTATTTTAAAAGGTGATAATTCAATTGGTGAGTTTTATTCTATAGCAATTACCAATAATCATCAAAAAGCAGACACTGGAACAAAGATGATTCATTTAGGAAAAAATACTAAGAGTAAAATTATTTCTAAAGGAATAAGTGCTGGATACTCTGATATGACTTATAGAGGTTTAGTAGATATTAATTCAAAAGCTAAAAATTCAAGCAATTATACACAATGTGATTCTTTATTAATGGGAAATAAATGTGGGGCACATACAGTTCCATATATTAAGAATAAAAATTTTGACTCAAATATTGCACATGAGGCTACGACATCAAAAATAAGTGAAGAACAATTACATTATTGCCAACAAAGAGGACTTAATCCTGAGGAAGCTGTAGGATTAATTGTTAATGGTTTTTGTAAGGAAGTGCTGCAACAATTACCAATGGAGTTTGCAGTCGAAGCTCAGAAACTTGTAGGTATTAGCTTAGAGGGGAGCGTTGGTTAA
- a CDS encoding Rrf2 family transcriptional regulator — MKLTSKGRYAVMALVDLARFNNINPVSLRDISLRQGISLDYLEQIFSKLRKKEIVQSVRGNQGGYVLNKKAKEIKLTNIFDAVDEKVKTVQCKKESKKGCNGKSTKCLTHNLWDELENHINDFFEKKSLEDLIQDNTERRI, encoded by the coding sequence ATGAAACTTACATCTAAAGGCAGATATGCGGTAATGGCTTTAGTGGATCTGGCTAGGTTCAACAATATTAACCCAGTATCACTTAGAGACATTTCACTTAGACAAGGAATATCCCTTGATTACTTGGAGCAAATTTTTTCTAAACTCAGAAAAAAAGAGATTGTTCAAAGTGTTAGAGGAAATCAAGGTGGATATGTTTTAAACAAAAAAGCTAAAGAGATAAAACTTACTAATATTTTTGATGCTGTTGATGAAAAAGTTAAAACTGTTCAGTGCAAAAAAGAGTCTAAAAAAGGGTGCAACGGTAAATCTACAAAATGTTTAACTCATAACTTATGGGACGAGCTTGAAAACCATATTAACGATTTTTTTGAAAAAAAGAGTTTAGAAGATCTTATTCAAGACAATACTGAAAGAAGAATTTAA
- a CDS encoding alpha/beta hydrolase produces the protein MLEIFIPGPAGRLEAKYFKSKKNTSPIALVLQPHPQYGGTMNNKVVVETFHAFMENDFSVCRVNFRGVGKSDGEFDNGQGELADAAAALDWLERENFDNSQCWVSGFSFGSLIAMQLLMRRPEINRFIAISPQPNVYDFSFLSPCPSSGLMVYGKKDELVPFEFIKDLDNKLSAQKGIKVEFQTVSEANHFFTKSESELNKCLNKYIKKETALY, from the coding sequence ATTTTAGAAATATTTATTCCTGGCCCTGCTGGAAGACTCGAAGCAAAATATTTTAAAAGTAAAAAAAATACTTCACCTATTGCTTTGGTCTTGCAACCTCATCCTCAATATGGAGGTACAATGAATAATAAAGTTGTTGTCGAAACTTTTCATGCTTTTATGGAAAATGATTTTTCTGTGTGTCGGGTAAACTTTAGAGGTGTTGGTAAAAGTGATGGAGAATTTGATAATGGACAAGGAGAGCTAGCTGATGCTGCAGCTGCATTGGATTGGTTAGAAAGAGAAAATTTTGATAACTCACAATGTTGGGTATCAGGATTTTCTTTTGGTTCTTTAATAGCAATGCAGTTGTTAATGAGGAGACCAGAGATAAATAGATTTATTGCAATTTCACCTCAACCTAATGTTTATGATTTTTCTTTTTTATCACCCTGTCCTTCTTCAGGTTTGATGGTTTATGGAAAAAAAGATGAATTAGTGCCTTTTGAGTTTATTAAAGATTTAGATAATAAACTTAGCGCACAAAAGGGGATTAAAGTAGAATTTCAAACTGTATCTGAAGCAAATCATTTTTTTACAAAAAGTGAGTCTGAATTAAATAAATGTTTAAATAAGTATATTAAAAAAGAAACTGCGCTTTATTAA